A window of Vibrio gazogenes genomic DNA:
TGCCATATTCGATTGCGGCTTCTGGATCATGGATAGAACATGGTCCGATAATCACAAGGAGACGGTCATCTTTGTCATTCAAAATATTATGAATGGCTTTACGCGCATTAAATGTTGTTGAAGAAGCAACGTCAGTTGCCGGAAATTTTTCAAGAATGGCTACCGGCGGGAGTAATTCTTTAATTTGTTTTATTTTTACATCATCAGTCTGAAACATTCGGTTCTTCTTCCTCTCTTATTACGACACATCTGTCAAGGGGACGTTTGTCAAGGCAACGCAGCCCTCAGATGTTTTAACTTACGTAAGGTATCGGGTTCAATATTATGTTGCAATCATTTTTTTTATATAAATGCAATATTAAACCTATCTTTACATTAAATGTTGTTTGTAAAAAATAGTGTACACTTGCGCTTGAAGGGGTGTCGTGGAAAGGTATAAATTGTATTCAGTCTCTCATTGTGACTGAAATGCGATGAAGGGTTTCTATTATTTATCGATTGCGTACTCACAAATAATCCGTGATCTATCATACACTGTGGATCTCGAAAACATGTAGATCACGAAATAGTGCAAAGGTATCTCCCATGAATGAACAATTTTCTCGTTGGCTGGCAAGAGACCCGGATCGGACAACAAAAGATGAATTACAAATATTGATTGATGCCGGGAATCAGGAAGAACTGCAAGATCGGTTTAATGGTCGTTTAGCGTTTGGGACGGCAGGTTTGCGTGGCAAAGTGGGTTGTGGCCCCAACCGGATGAACCGTCTGGTTATTCAGGAAACGGCAACCGGGTTAGGCAACTATCTCATTCAGCAGGTCGAGCAGGCCAAAGAACGAGGTGTCATCATTGGTTATGATGGTCGTTTGGATTCGAGAGATTTTGCCTACGATACCGCATCAGTGCTCGCAGCGTTGGGGATTAAGGTATACCTCACTGATCAAGTTGCTCCGACGCCGGTGGTTGCCTATGGGATTCGTCAACTGAATACCGCAGCCGGTGTGGTGGTGACAGCCAGTCATAACCCGCCGGAATATAACGGATTTAAAGTGTACTGGGAAAACGGTGCGCAAATCATTCCACCACATGATCAAGGGATCGCACAGGCAATTGAGCTGGCGTCTCAGCAGCCACTGCACACGATGTGTCTGACCGAAGCTGAAGCAGAGCAGCGGCTCGTATGGTTGAGTGATGACTACTATGATGCCTATCGGCTGGCGGTCCATCAGCATCCATTATTACAATCGGGTGCTCAGGAAAACAGTGGCAATGACATTGCCATTGCCTATACCGCGATGCATGGTGTTGGCGCGCCTTATGCTGAAGCATTGCTACAGGAGGCCGGATTCACACAGGTCCATAGTGTTGCCCAGCAGCGTGAACCCGATGGTCGCTTCCCGACGGTGAAGTTTCCGAATCCCGAAGAGCCGGGGGCAATGGATCTCGTGATTGGATTGGCGGAACAAGTCGGGGCGGATCTGGCTTGTGCCAATGACCCGGATGCGGATCGCTTTGCGGTTGCAGCGCGTCAGGCTTCCGGTGAATTTCGGATGTTGACCGGAGATCAGGTTGGCAGTTTGTTAGGCG
This region includes:
- a CDS encoding phospho-sugar mutase, encoding MNEQFSRWLARDPDRTTKDELQILIDAGNQEELQDRFNGRLAFGTAGLRGKVGCGPNRMNRLVIQETATGLGNYLIQQVEQAKERGVIIGYDGRLDSRDFAYDTASVLAALGIKVYLTDQVAPTPVVAYGIRQLNTAAGVVVTASHNPPEYNGFKVYWENGAQIIPPHDQGIAQAIELASQQPLHTMCLTEAEAEQRLVWLSDDYYDAYRLAVHQHPLLQSGAQENSGNDIAIAYTAMHGVGAPYAEALLQEAGFTQVHSVAQQREPDGRFPTVKFPNPEEPGAMDLVIGLAEQVGADLACANDPDADRFAVAARQASGEFRMLTGDQVGSLLGDYLLEKGHTQQALVGNTIVSSSLLEKIAEHYGATYFKTLTGFKWLTNVAMQQQREDLPFLFAYEEALGYTIGTQVWDKDGLSTLLAFVQMCTALKHDGQTVWDRLEAIYRRHGLYVTAQKSIALSPETPPIGDALRADPPQAIAGRQVMVTEDYKTSQRHLADGRTESIDLPVSDVLVYQLDGGARVIVRPSGTEPKLKCYYELVTDIAADEAFQDAQQRADEQLSMLIAEHQIHLQ